One window of the Salvelinus fontinalis isolate EN_2023a chromosome 2, ASM2944872v1, whole genome shotgun sequence genome contains the following:
- the si:ch211-76l23.4 gene encoding uncharacterized protein si:ch211-76l23.4 translates to MVPKQGMMLLLLLLVVATAAVRRESRPATSDEWNYKAGSEKVNMRGVSNLTQVLDNWRFDILTQMKSLLQNDHQSLLPDYARIQPLSEALDDLYKEFNSLKAHLGELTEKFVAIETFIDEVKTERANGGTPASNPNPASNPVPARRRAVKKKAPAS, encoded by the exons ATGGTACCCAAGCAAGgcatgatgctgctgctgctgctcctggTCGTCGCCACGGCAGCGGTGAGGCGTGAGAGTCGCCCGGCAACTTCAGACGAATGGAACTACAAGGCTGGCT CGGAGAAGGTAAACATGCGTGGGGTGTCCAACCTCACCCAGGTTCTGGACAACTGGAGGTTTGACATCCTCACTCAGATGAAGTCACTGCTCCAGAACGACCACCAGTCACTACTGCCAGACTACGCcag gatcCAGCCCCTATCTGAGGCTCTGGATGATCTTTACAAGGAGTTCAACTCTCTCAAGGCTCACCTTGGTGAACTCACAGAGAAATTTGTCGCCATAGAAACCTTCATCGACGAGGTCAAGACTGAGCGGGCCAATGGTGGCACCCCCGCCTCCAACCCAAACCCCGCCTCCAACCCAGTGCCAGCTAGGAGGAGAGCGGTCAAAAAGAAAGCTCCCGCCTCTTAA